A part of Micromonospora chersina genomic DNA contains:
- a CDS encoding SDR family NAD(P)-dependent oxidoreductase codes for MALDARGGRSRRDVSRPGLVRRPRVGGPTGSADQDQPAPLEEPATMRLDGRVALVTGAGSPDGIGYATARRLADLGARVAIVSTTRRIHDRAGELGVTGFVADLTDESEVGALADAVAEQLGDVEVLVNNAGLASRASPEVLRPVAQLTYDEWRGEIDRNLTTAFLCSRAFIGGMAERGWGRIVNLAATAGPVNALPTEAAYAAAKAGVVGLTRALAMEMIADGVTVNAVAPGIIHTAASTMVEIKQGLGTPVGRPGTPDEVAAAIAFLCSPAASYITGQMLVVDGGNSVREAEFR; via the coding sequence GCGCGTCGGCGGCCCGACCGGCTCCGCCGACCAGGACCAGCCGGCACCGCTCGAAGAGCCGGCCACCATGCGCCTGGACGGCCGGGTCGCGCTTGTCACCGGCGCGGGCAGTCCCGACGGCATCGGGTACGCGACCGCCCGCCGCCTGGCCGACCTGGGCGCCCGGGTGGCGATCGTCTCCACCACCCGGCGGATCCACGACCGGGCCGGCGAGCTGGGGGTCACCGGCTTCGTCGCCGACCTCACCGACGAGTCCGAGGTGGGCGCGCTCGCCGACGCCGTGGCCGAGCAGCTCGGCGACGTCGAGGTGCTCGTCAACAACGCCGGCCTGGCCAGCCGGGCCAGCCCGGAGGTGCTCCGGCCGGTGGCGCAGCTGACCTACGACGAGTGGCGTGGCGAGATCGACCGGAACCTGACCACCGCGTTCCTGTGCAGCCGCGCGTTCATCGGCGGGATGGCCGAGCGGGGCTGGGGGCGCATCGTCAACCTGGCCGCGACCGCCGGGCCGGTCAACGCGCTGCCCACCGAGGCCGCGTACGCCGCCGCGAAGGCCGGCGTGGTGGGGCTGACCCGGGCGCTGGCCATGGAGATGATCGCCGACGGGGTGACCGTCAACGCGGTGGCGCCGGGGATCATCCACACGGCGGCGTCCACGATGGTCGAGATCAAGCAGGGTCTCGGCACCCCGGTTGGCCGCCCCGGCACGCCGGACGAGGTGGCCGCGGCCATCGCCTTCCTCTGCTCGCCGGCCGCCTCCTACATCACCGGGCAGATGCTTGTGGTCGACGGCGGCAACAGCGTCCGCGAGGCCGAGTTCCGCTGA
- a CDS encoding DUF4190 domain-containing protein yields the protein MSQPPGEPDQPPSPYEPPTYGQPYGEPQQPYGQPQQQPHWGHQPPGGAQPPYAPQPPYGQYGPPGPGPQPPRGGGPNVLAILSLVLAFVFAPAGIVCGHLAKRQIRQTGEEGDQLATWGLILSYVFTGIGLLVCCGWIGLAFWANSDNGRGY from the coding sequence GTGAGCCAACCACCCGGTGAGCCGGACCAGCCACCGTCGCCGTACGAGCCGCCCACCTACGGCCAGCCTTACGGGGAGCCGCAGCAGCCGTACGGGCAGCCGCAGCAGCAGCCGCACTGGGGGCACCAGCCGCCCGGCGGTGCCCAGCCGCCCTACGCCCCGCAGCCCCCGTACGGCCAGTACGGGCCGCCCGGGCCCGGACCGCAGCCGCCGCGCGGCGGCGGGCCGAACGTGCTCGCCATCCTGTCGCTGGTCCTCGCCTTCGTGTTCGCCCCGGCCGGCATCGTCTGCGGCCACCTGGCCAAGCGGCAGATCCGGCAGACGGGCGAGGAGGGCGACCAGCTCGCCACCTGGGGGCTGATCCTCAGCTACGTCTTCACCGGGATCGGCCTGCTGGTCTGCTGCGGCTGGATCGGCCTCGCCTTCTGGGCCAACTCGGACAACGGCCGCGGCTACTGA
- a CDS encoding acyl-CoA dehydrogenase family protein encodes MARLAQTPGLTDVQRSILETVREFADKEIIPHAQRLEHADEYPTDILDGMREMGLFGLTIDEEYGGLGESLLTYALVVEELSRGWMSISGIVNTHFIVAYLISQHGSADQKARLLPRMATGEVRGAFSMSEPECGSDVSAIKSKAVRDGDNYVLNGQKMWLTNGAYSSVVATLVKTDTGADSVYGNMSTFLLEKEPGFGETAPGLTIPGKIDKMGYKGVETTEMVLDGVTVPASAVLGGEDKVGRGFYQMMDGIEVGRVNVAARACGISIRAFELAVAYAQQRRTFGQPLAKHQAVAFKLAEMGTKIEAAHGLMVNAARLKDAGQRNDVEAGMAKLLASEYCAEVVQEAFRIHGGYGYSKEYEIERLMREAPFLLIGEGTSEIQKTIISRGLLKEYKL; translated from the coding sequence ATGGCCCGACTCGCCCAGACGCCCGGCCTGACCGATGTGCAGCGGTCGATCCTGGAAACGGTACGGGAGTTCGCCGACAAGGAGATCATCCCGCACGCCCAGCGGCTGGAGCACGCCGACGAGTACCCCACCGACATCCTCGACGGGATGCGGGAGATGGGGCTGTTCGGCCTCACCATCGACGAGGAGTACGGCGGTCTCGGCGAGTCCCTGCTGACCTACGCCCTCGTGGTGGAGGAGCTGTCCCGGGGCTGGATGTCGATCTCCGGCATCGTCAACACCCACTTCATCGTGGCGTACCTGATCTCCCAGCACGGCTCGGCCGACCAGAAGGCCCGGCTGCTGCCGCGGATGGCCACCGGCGAGGTGCGCGGCGCCTTCTCGATGTCGGAGCCCGAGTGCGGCTCGGACGTCTCGGCGATCAAGTCCAAGGCGGTCCGCGACGGCGACAACTACGTGCTCAACGGCCAGAAGATGTGGCTGACCAACGGCGCGTACTCGTCGGTGGTCGCCACCCTGGTCAAGACCGACACCGGGGCCGACTCGGTCTACGGCAACATGAGCACCTTCCTGCTGGAGAAGGAGCCCGGCTTCGGCGAGACCGCCCCCGGCCTGACCATCCCCGGCAAGATCGACAAGATGGGCTACAAGGGCGTCGAGACCACCGAGATGGTGCTCGACGGCGTCACCGTCCCCGCCTCCGCCGTGCTCGGCGGCGAGGACAAGGTGGGCCGCGGCTTCTACCAGATGATGGACGGCATCGAGGTCGGCCGGGTCAACGTGGCCGCCCGCGCCTGCGGCATCTCCATCCGCGCCTTCGAGTTGGCCGTCGCGTACGCCCAGCAGCGCCGCACCTTCGGCCAGCCGCTCGCCAAGCACCAGGCGGTCGCGTTCAAGCTCGCCGAGATGGGCACGAAGATCGAGGCGGCGCACGGCCTCATGGTCAACGCGGCCCGGCTGAAGGACGCCGGCCAGCGCAACGACGTCGAGGCCGGGATGGCCAAGCTGCTGGCCTCCGAGTACTGCGCCGAGGTCGTCCAGGAGGCGTTCCGCATCCACGGCGGCTACGGCTACTCCAAGGAGTACGAGATCGAGCGGCTGATGCGCGAGGCGCCGTTCCTGCTCATCGGCGAGGGCACCTCGGAGATCCAGAAGACCATCATCAGCCGAGGCCTCCTGAAGGAGTACAAGCTCTGA
- a CDS encoding PH domain-containing protein, producing the protein MAGVDVVRLARRAVAYEWGMWRSLARWVLRRPYPVAPGAETFSYVGVVQPILGVFIALSTIEIPVLDLILRHTVGWPTVRHAAIGLGVWGVLWMVGLLASLRIHPHVADDTGLRIRNGASLDVTIPWSAVARVEARYRSLPSSRAVQYDPDDPTVLNLGVGSQTAVDVMLREPLSVPLPKGPSTPVKEIRLYADDPKALVTRARRHLPAPDPTQPR; encoded by the coding sequence ATGGCAGGCGTCGACGTGGTCCGGCTGGCTCGCCGCGCGGTCGCGTACGAGTGGGGCATGTGGCGCAGCCTGGCCCGATGGGTCCTGCGACGGCCCTACCCGGTGGCGCCCGGCGCGGAGACGTTCTCCTACGTCGGCGTGGTGCAGCCGATCCTCGGCGTGTTCATCGCGCTGTCGACAATCGAGATCCCGGTCCTCGACCTGATCCTCAGGCACACCGTCGGCTGGCCCACGGTCCGGCATGCCGCCATCGGGCTCGGCGTCTGGGGCGTGCTGTGGATGGTGGGACTGCTCGCCAGCCTGCGGATCCACCCGCACGTCGCCGACGACACCGGCCTGCGGATCCGCAACGGCGCCTCGCTGGACGTCACGATCCCGTGGAGTGCGGTCGCCCGGGTAGAGGCGCGCTACCGGTCACTGCCGTCCAGCCGAGCCGTCCAGTACGACCCGGACGACCCCACGGTGCTGAACCTCGGCGTAGGCAGCCAGACCGCGGTGGACGTGATGCTGCGAGAACCCCTGTCGGTACCCCTACCAAAGGGACCGAGCACACCGGTGAAAGAAATCCGCCTCTACGCCGACGACCCAAAGGCACTGGTGACCCGCGCCCGCCGGCACCTCCCCGCGCCGGACCCCACCCAGCCCCGTTGA
- a CDS encoding TetR/AcrR family transcriptional regulator: MPKRVDHRERRALIADALMRVAAEQGLEAVSLRHVAAAAGVSSGMVQHYFRTRDEMMTFALAVVRDRNEARVTRAIAALGEAPAPRELLRTMLAELLPLDEERRADGRVALAFLAYTAVRPAVAAALHDETAGLLDFIAGLIRSGAPSRVDPERAAVGLLAVMEGLGIYLLGGHYPPETALAALDTQLDLLFGPEPPPGAVNRDGSGRQPPVRR; encoded by the coding sequence ATGCCGAAGCGGGTCGATCACCGGGAGCGCCGCGCGCTGATCGCGGACGCGCTCATGCGGGTCGCGGCCGAGCAGGGCCTGGAGGCGGTCAGCCTTCGGCACGTGGCGGCCGCGGCCGGCGTCAGCTCCGGGATGGTGCAGCACTACTTCCGCACCCGCGACGAGATGATGACCTTCGCGCTCGCCGTGGTCCGCGACCGCAACGAGGCGCGGGTGACCCGGGCCATCGCGGCGCTCGGGGAGGCACCGGCACCGCGCGAGCTGCTGCGGACCATGCTGGCCGAGTTGCTGCCGCTCGACGAGGAGCGCCGAGCCGACGGCCGCGTGGCGCTGGCGTTCCTGGCCTACACCGCCGTACGCCCGGCCGTCGCCGCCGCGCTGCACGACGAGACAGCCGGGCTGCTGGACTTCATCGCCGGCCTGATCCGTTCCGGAGCCCCCTCGAGGGTGGACCCGGAGCGGGCCGCGGTCGGGTTGCTGGCGGTGATGGAGGGGCTCGGCATCTACCTGCTCGGCGGTCACTACCCGCCGGAGACCGCCCTGGCCGCCCTCGACACCCAACTCGACCTGCTTTTCGGCCCCGAGCCCCCACCCGGGGCCGTCAACCGTGACGGGTCAGGCCGGCAACCGCCCGTCCGACGATGA